ACAGTCATCGTGAGCCTGTCACCGAGTTTCAAATCCAGTCTTTTCGCCATCCCCTCTTCCACCGACATTTGCGCCAGTCCCGGATTCGCGCTCAGCCACTGGCCTTCGACTATCCTGTTTTGATCGGGTATTTCTTCCGCATAGGTAATGTTGAAAGTGTGCGTTACCGAATGGGATGCACGCGGGTCGGAAAAATCGATCTTGTCGACATCTACTGAATTGATTTGCGACATCCTCGCGCGCACCAGCGCATAGGGTGTCGACGCGTCGATACGCCGCTGCTCGAAAAAATTCCTGATGCCGCCCACGTCCTCGCTGCGTATATTGATCAGGAAATAGTTTGGGATATTCTCGGGCAACTGCGCCTCCCATTCGCCCAGCAGTTCATCCTTGACCACGGCGATTAAAAGAATCGCGATCAATACCAGGCTGAATCCCGCCATCACGTAGATCGCGCCGCGAGAGGTTGCCTGCAAGCGGCTCAGCAGGTATTGCCGCAACCAGAACCTGCGCCGCGAGGAAAACAGCAGCAGTTTCACCATCCATCCCAGGATGAGCGGCAATACCAGGGCGCAGGCCAGCACCAGCGCCAGCGTGGCCACCGCCAGTATCGAGCTTTGCATCAGCATCATCAGGACGATGAATATGGCAACAATCGCGCTGCTCGATATTAACAGCCCGCGGATCAGGGAACGCCGGTTGCCGCCGCTACGTAACACCTGCATCGGCGGAGTCGCGGTTGCGTTGACCAGGTACGGCAGCGAAAAACCCGATAGCGCCAGCAATCCAACCAGCGCCGCCGTCAGGTAGGGCCGCAAACCGTATACCTGGGGTAGCGTTCTACCAAACCATCCATCCAGCGCCCACTGCAGCGGAAATTGCGTGCACCAACCAACCAGCACACCGATGACGGTGGCCGCGATCCAGAGCGCACCGAGCTGACGCAGGTAATACTTCAGCAGGCTGAACTGCGAAATGCCGAAGGCGCGTAGCATCGCTACTTTCGGGGCTTCCTGGCTGGCCGTGTAACGGGCGGTAATGGCGATTGCCGCCATCGCAATTACCAGCGTCAACACGATTGCAAGCGCAAAAAACTTTCGTGTCCGCTCCAGTGCCTGTCGCATTTCCGGCCGGGCATTTTCTAGATCCTGGATTTCTTCCCCGGGTTTCAAATTCTGGCTGAGCCAGTTCTTGTAACTTGCTACATCGGCCTGCTCGCCGGCAAACATCAGTCGATAACGGACGCGGCTGCCCGGTATGACGAGACCGGTTTCGGCAAGATCGTCAAGATTCATCAGTACCCGTGGCGCCAGGTTAAAGATGGCCCCACCCCGGTCGGGCTCGTAGGTTAAAAGCCAGCCGCTATCGAAAGATTGATTGCCCAGGCTGATCCTGGTGCCGACGAGGTCGCTGAGCTTGGTATCAACCCAGACCTGGCCACTCGATGGAATTTCTGTTGTCGTGGTGCGCGTGCCGGTTACCTCCCGGGCTATTTCCAACCTGCCGCGCAACGGATAGGCATTATCGACCGCCTTTAATTCTACCAGCCGCGGATTATCGTCGATAAAAATGGCGGTACGCAGGCTTGCACTCTGGCTGATTTGCAGACCTTGCCTGCGGGCTTCCTGGCGATACTCGTCCGCAAATTCATTGCTGGAAACAATCACCATATCGGCCGCCAGTAATTCGCTCGCCTGGCGATCGAGCAACAGCCCGATACGATCGGTAATCAGCTGGCTGGAGGTGACGATGCCGACCGTAATCACGGTGGCGATAAACATCAGCCAATAGGAATGGAGAGTGGCGCGTTTAACCTTCATTACATATCAGTTTGCTAGCAGTTTGCCCGATTCGATCAGGATCTGGCGATCCCCTCGTTCCAGCAATTCCTCTTCATGCGTTACCAGAACCAGCGTGGTGCCCGACTGGTCACGTAAATGGAACATTAAATCGGTGATCTGGCGACCGGTGACCGCATCCAGATTACCCGTCGGTTCGTCGGCAAACAATACCTTCGGACTAGTCGCGTAGGCCCGGGCAATTGCCACCCGCTGCTGTTCGCCACCCGAAAGATGCTCAACCAGGGTATCGGTTTTAGCTTCCAGGCCCACCTGTTGCAAGCTCGCGATGGCAAGCTGATGGGCATCATCAATCCCGGCCAGTTCGAGCGGTAGCATGACGTTTTGTGCTGCCGTTGCACCCTGCACCAGGTGAAAGGACTGGAACACGAAGCCTACTCGTCCAGCCCGTATCGACGAACGCTGTTCTTCGTTCGCATCGGTCAGATTATGGCCAAATAGGATCACGTCTCCACTGCTGGCCTGATCGAGACCCGCCATCAAACCCAGCAGCGTGGTTTTACCGGAACCCGAGGCACCCTTGATGACAACGGCCTCCTGGTACTTAACATCCAGCGATATATTGTCTAGGATATCGAGCTTTCCATTCGGGGTATCAACGGTCTTGCATACCTGGTTCAATTCAATGCAGAAATTATCTTCGGCCATGGTCCTGTTCTTGTTGCTGGGCTTTCACTGCAGTGGTAATGCAACTCACGCCGCGACACGCATCCTCATTGTAGGCGACAGTCTGAGCGCCGCCCACGATATATCGATAGAAAAAGGTTGGGCGCAACTGTTCAGCTCCAATATAAGGTCAAGTTTTCCGCAAACAAGCGTTATCAATGCCAGCATCAGCGGGGAAACCACGTTTGGCGGCCTGCAACGCCTGCCGGGATTGCTGGCGGAACATCAACCCACGCACCTGATTATAGAGCTGGGCGGCAACGACGGGCTGCGCGGGCTCGGTTTCGAGCAGAGCACGGAAAACCTGCGGCAAATGGTAAAACTTGCCGAAGACCGCTCAACAACGGTGCTGTTGATCGGGGTGCGCATGCCACCGAACTTCGGGGCCGCCTATAACGAGCGCTTTCAGCAAATCTTCGAAACCATTACCGACGAATTCGGAATACACTACCT
The genomic region above belongs to Gammaproteobacteria bacterium and contains:
- a CDS encoding ABC transporter ATP-binding protein, producing MAEDNFCIELNQVCKTVDTPNGKLDILDNISLDVKYQEAVVIKGASGSGKTTLLGLMAGLDQASSGDVILFGHNLTDANEEQRSSIRAGRVGFVFQSFHLVQGATAAQNVMLPLELAGIDDAHQLAIASLQQVGLEAKTDTLVEHLSGGEQQRVAIARAYATSPKVLFADEPTGNLDAVTGRQITDLMFHLRDQSGTTLVLVTHEEELLERGDRQILIESGKLLAN
- a CDS encoding arylesterase codes for the protein MQKLSSAMVLFLLLGFHCSGNATHAATRILIVGDSLSAAHDISIEKGWAQLFSSNIRSSFPQTSVINASISGETTFGGLQRLPGLLAEHQPTHLIIELGGNDGLRGLGFEQSTENLRQMVKLAEDRSTTVLLIGVRMPPNFGAAYNERFQQIFETITDEFGIHYLPRFLDGIAASDPALMQADGIHPTAIAQPILARKVEAKMIRILNH